The DNA segment ACCGGGTCACGTCGTCGCGCATCTCCTTCTGCCAGACGCGCACCGCGGAGGCGTAGGCGTGCTCCGCCCATCCTCGGGCGGGGTTGTGCTCGATGTCGCGATGGGTGGCCAGCACTCCCTGGAAGCGGATCTGCGTTCGCCGGCCGGCGAGCGGCGTCACGTCCACGAACACCCGCCCAAACGCCTTCCCCGAGAACAGTCGGAAGAGGAGGTGATGGATCGGCTTCCATTGGGTCATGAGGCGGTTGCCCGAAGGCCTGAGGTCCCAATGGTCGCTCTGCAGCGCCGCCGCCGAAGCGCTGCGCGAGACGGCGGCGGTAGCGACCACGGTATCCAGATAGGCCTGGCCGAAGAGGAGGTGCCATTCCGGATCATCGGAGCGGTGGCGGGCGTCGCAGGCGAGGGAGGGCGGCGGCACCGACGCGTGGGCGGCAGCGCTCCCGGGAAGCCCGCAGACGAGAACCAGCAGCGCTGCCGCGATCGCGGTCCGGGACGGCGCCGCGCGGTCGGAGCGCGGGGACGGAGCGGTGCCCGAAACTGCCATGGCGTCGGTCATGGGAAACGGGCCGCGCTCCGGGTGGTGCGGCATGAACTTCGGGGGCGCCTTTCCAGCGCGCCCCCACAAATGTCGCCTGCATAAACCCCGCCGCTCAGGAACGGTTCGCGATGCGGTGGGTTCGGATCCTTGACGCCCTCAGGCCTTGCCGAACCGCACCGCCGCCCGTGCGCGGGCGCGCTCGGCCTCGACCTCGCGGTCCTTGGGGGTGGCGTTGGTGACGAGGGAATCGAGGAGCCGCTTCGCGACCACGGCGGTCTCCTCCACGGCCCGCTGGAAGGCCTTCTCGTTCGCCGCGGAAGGCTTGGTGAATCCGGAGAGCTTCCGGACGAACTGGAGCGAGGCCGCCCGGATCTCCTCGTCGGTGGCGGGCGGGTCGAAGTTGAACAGGGTCTTGATATTTCGGCACATGGCCATCCTCTTTCGTTGCGGGAGTCGCGCTCGTGTCGTTAGAGTCTGGGGATGGCCGTCTTCCTCTTCAAGACCGAACCGACCACGTACTCGTTCGACGATCTGAGCCGCGACAAGACGACGGTATGGGACGGCGTCTCGAACGCGCTCGCCCTGAAGCACCTGCGATCTGTCCAGAAAGGCGACACCATCGCCATCTACCACACCGGCGACGAAAAACAGGTGGTCGGGCTCGCGACCGCCGCCTCCGATCCCTTCCCCGATCCCAAGCAGAAAGACCCCAAGCGCGTCGTGGTCCGCCTGAAGGCGGGCCGCGCCTTTCCCTTCCCCGTTCCGCTCGCCACCTTCCGGACCGACGCCGCGCTCAAGACCGCGGATCTCGTCCGCCTTCCGCGTCTCTCGGTGATGCCGCTGACCGATGCGCACTATCGGCGCCTGCTCGAGCGCTCGGGACTGGCTTCCGAGAAGTGACCGGGACGGCGCCGGTCTAGACCCTCCGCTCCCTGTCGCGGTTTCGTTCGATGCGCCGCTCGGCGCGTCCGATGATGGCGAGGATGATCCAGGTGAGCAGGATGCTCACCGCGGCGATCGCGAGACGACCCAGCCCCACGGCGACGCCGGCCGCGGCGGTGATCCAGATCCCGGCGGCCGACGTGAGGCCGCGCACTTCGCGCTCTGCGGAAAGCTTCAAGATGGCCCCGCCGCCGATGAACCCGATGCCCGTCGCCACCCCCTGGATCACGCGGCCGATGTCGCTCATCGAGACGTCCATCTCGAGGGGCGCGAGCACGAAGAGGGTGGCGCCGAGGGCGACCAGCATATGGGTCCGGAGGCCCGCGGGCTTCCCGGTCTGCTCCCGCTGGAGCCCGACCACGGCCCCGAGCCCCGCGGAGAGGAGCAGCCGCACCGCGATCCGCACGAGCTGCGCCCCGTCGACCATCAATCCGTTGCGCAGCTCATCCATCAGCGCGTTCATGGCCCACCCTCCCGATCTCGCGGTTCACGGCAAGAGGCCGGGATCATAGACTGGCTCCATGCCGCGGGCTAGAAGCGACCTCAACATGGAGATCGCCGGCCAGCTCTACGACCTGGCGCTCATCCATTCGTCCCCGCATGGCCGCATCGCCTACAAGCGGGCGGCCCAGGCGGTGCTGCGGATGGAGGAGCCTCTCGACGCCGTGGCGGCGGCCGGGAGCCTGCGTCAGGTGCCCTACATCGGGCCCGCCAGCGAGCGGGTCATCCTCGAATCGCTCGAGCATGGGAGCAGTCCCACCGTCGAGCGCGCGGTGGCCGCGAGCGGCAAGGCCGCCGAGGTTCAGGCCGCCCACGCGCACCGGACGAACTTCCTGAGCCGCGCGGAGGCGCTCCGGCTGCTGCGGTCCCGGTCGCGGGCCGTCCGCCTCGAGGACTACCGCGGGGACCTCCAGATGCACACCGAGTGGAGCGATGGCGGCGAGAGCATCGCCCGCATGGCCGCCGCGGCCCGGGAGCGCGGCTACGAGTTCATCGGCGTGAGCGACCACTCGTACGGCCTGCGCATCGCGCGCGGGATGAGCATGAAGGACTCAGGGCGCCAGCGCGTCGAGATCGAGACGCTGAACCGCGGATGGAACGGAGCCTTCCGGGTCTTCCAGGGGATCGAGGCGAACATCCCCGCCGAAGGCGGCGTAGACATGACGCCCGAGGAGATCGCGACGTTCGACCTGGTGCTGGCCGCGCCCCACTCCAAGCTCCGCAAGGCGGAGGACCAGACGGCGCGCATGCTGGCCACGGTGCGCCATCCCGGCGTCCACATCCTCGCGCATCCTCGCGGGCGGATGTACTCCCGGCAGGGCGTGCTGGCACGCTGGGACGAGGTCTTCGAGGAAGCGGCGCGGCGCGGCGTCGCGATCGAGCTGGACGGCGATCCTTACCGCCAGGATCTGGACTGGTCGGTCGCCAAGCGGGCCCTGGCGGCGGGATGCCTCTTCGCGCTGGACAGCGACGCCCACTCCGGCGCGGAGCTGGTCTATTCCGAGTACGCGATCGCGCACGCCCGCCGCGCGGGGATCCCCGCCTCCCGCGTGATCAACACGTGGCCTGCCGCGAAGCTGCTCGACTGGGCCAGGGGGAAGGCCAAGCGGCGGAGACGCTCGTAGCCGGCCCTGGGGCGCGGCACCGCCTGGTGTTAGACTGAGCCCTCATCCCCCACGTGCCTTCAGGTGGCCGGCCGCGCAACGGACCGGCCGGAGGAGAGATCCCGATGCCCGCCCCACACGCACCCTCCGCTGGCCGCTTCGCTGTCTTTGCTGCGCTCGCCGCCGTCCTTCTGGCGGCGCCGAACGCGCGCGCACAGTACATGTACCTCGATTCGAACGGGGACGGCGTGCACACCGCCGCCGACGTGCTGCCCGCCACGGGAACGGCGACCGTGGACGTCTGGCTCTCCTCCGACCGCAATCGCGACGGCTCCCTCGCCGTCTGCTCCACGGGCAGCCAGCCCTTCGACATCTTCTCCTACGAGATCACTCTGCGCGCGACGGACGGACGCGTCGCGTTCAGCGGCTTCGTGAACCACGCGACCCTCCCGACCACGCTGTTCGCGGGCGGCTCCACGACCGAATTCTACGCGGTGCAGTTCGGCATCATCGCGATGCCGGCGGGCCTATACCGCCTCGCGTCGGTCTCGGTGGCGGTCACGTCCGGCACCCCCTCCCTCGGGATCGTCACCGACGCCCCCACGCTGGACCACGTGGCGCCACAGCCCGCGGAGACGGCGTTCGGCTCGCACTGCGGCGGCGCCGGCTTCGATAATACGATCATTCTCGGGCGCGACTGGTTCGACGTGGACGGCCTCCTTACGGGCGCCCCCTCGGCGGGAGGAGCCCCCAGTCTGGATCCGATCGCGGACATGACGGTGGACGTCGGCGACGTAGCAGCCCGGGCGCTGCGCGCGACCGACCCCGACGGAGACCCGATCGCGTTCAGCCTGGAATCCGGGCCGGATTTCGCCGACGTGACCACCGAAGACGCGGGACGCGGCATCGCCGCGGGAACGCTGCACGCGGTGCCGCGCGCGGACGACACCGGCCTCCATGCGGTCGTGGTGGCCGCTCGCGACGGGGCGCTTTCCGCTAGAGGAAGTCTGCAGATCCACGTCAACCAGGGCCCGGACCATCCGCCGATCGCCGCGATTCCTTCGCGTATCACGATGGTCGCGGGGACGGTGTGGCGCAGGACGCTCGTGCTCCGGGATCTCGACGGGAGGAATCTGTCGATCCAGAAGGCATCGGGGCCCGACTTCCTCTCCGCGGGTGTCGTCGGGCAGGGCGAGGGCGGGGCGGTCGGCTTCCTCCGCCTCGGCCCCTCCCTCTGCGATGCGGGCGAATACGACGCAACCCTGACCGTGAGCGCCGGCGCCACGACCGAGCCGCGTTCCGTCCACGTTTCGGTGCGGCCGGCGATGGCCGCGCCGCCAAGCGATCTCCTTGTTCTGCCGACCCATTTGTATCCGTCGGGCCTAGCCGGCGGCGACCTGAACGGGGATGGGCTCATGGACCTCGTGGTGGTCAACGAGGTCCGGACCCTTTCGGTGTTCGTGTCGCTCGGGGGCGGAGCCTTCGCCCCGGAGCACTCCTATCCGCTGGGCGTCTTCCCGGCCGCTCCCACCTCAGCCGCTCTGGCCGACTTCGACGAGGACGGACACCTGGACGCGGCGGTCGGCCTGACCGGCGCCGTCATGGTGTTCCGCGGCCGCGGTGACGGATCCTTCGACCCGCCCTCCACGCTTCCGGCGAAGGCGCTTCCGATGGATGTGATCGCTGTGGATCTCAACGACGACGGGCATGTGGACGTGGCGGCCGCCGACGGCGGCACGTCGGCCGTCTCGCTCTTCCTGGGCCGCGGCGACGGCACGTTCGCGCCTCGAAAGGATGTTCCGGTGCCGGGAACGCCGTACGGCCTGATCTCGGGGGACTGGAACCGGGACGGCAGGGTCGACTTGGCTGTCGCGGGCGCCTTCTACAGCACGGTTTCGATCCTGCTCGGTCATGGCGACGGCACGTTCCACGAACCCACCTCCGTCACGGCGGGCCAGTCGCCCTTCAGCGTCGCGACGGGCGACTGGAACAACGACGGGAAGCTGGACCTCGCTGTCGCGGACTTCAACGGGTCGCTCTTCATCGATCGAGGCGATGGGAACGGGGGCTTCGTGCAGACCGACGAGTTCGACGGCTTCACAGCCCCGCAGACGGTCACGGCCGGCGATCTCAACGGGGACGGAATCGACGACCTCGTTCTGGCTGACGGTCAGGGCTTCAAGGCACAGGTCTACCGGGGCGACGGGGCCGGAGGGTTCGTCGCGGCCGAAACGATCGCGCTTCCCGGCGGCGCCCACCACTGCGCGATCGGGGACGTGGACGGCGACGCGGTGCCCGACCTGGCGATGACCGACCAGAGATACGGTGCGGCATTCGTCCAGCGCCTCGCGTCGCCCCAGAACGCCGCCGCATTCGCGCGGGCGTTCGTGACCGGCGACCATCGCCCGGTCATCATCGCCTCCCGGACGCCGGCCTTCGCCGTGCAGGTGGAACCGGTCGGTGGCTCGTTCGCGGTCCAGGACGTCGATCTCGAGTCGCTCCGGCTGGTCTCCGAAGGCACCGGCTCGGTCTCCTCGATCGGGGGGATCCTGGCCAAAGGCGCTGCCGCCGGCGACCGGGACCACAACGGCGTCCTCGAGCTTTCGCTGTGGTTTGCAGGAGAGGACCTGGCGAGGATCTTCGATCGGATCACCGGACGGCGCGACGTCCCCGTGCTCTTCGAGGGCCGGCTCCAGAGCGGACGGCTCTTCTGCACACGGCTCGTCCTGGGCGTGCAGGGCCCCGGCGCCCCGATGACGGCCTCGGTGGCGCCGAATCCCTTGAACCCGAACGGAGTGCTCCGATTCGTGACCACCGTTCGAGGGCCGCTCCACGTCGCGCTCTTCGACATCCAGGGGCGGCGTGTCCGCACGCTCGTCGAGACGGAGGACGCGCCGGCCGGAGCGCAGCGGATCGCGATCGACGGACGCACGGATTCGGGCAGCGCGCTCGCTTCGGGGATCTACTTCTTCCGGATCGAAGCCGCCGAGGGATCGACCCGCGGACGCGTGACCATCCTCAAGTAGGGTCGCCCTCGCCGCGGCGACCAGGTCGAAGCCCCGTGGAGTCCCGCGGGGTTTCGGCCCATACTATTTCCCCATGACGCTCGACGACCCCAGCCCCCCGGAGCCCCCGCGCCGCACGAGGAGCGTGTTCCTCCTCTCGCCCGCCAACTGCGGCGGCAGGCGTGCCCAGATTCTCCTCCGCGAGAGCGCGGCCTTTCCCCTGGCCGTCCGGGTGCGGGATGCGGGCGCGCCGCTGGGCGAGGTCTTCTCGTTCCTGAGCGGACTCTATTTTCGCGGAAAGCTGGCATACGGAATGGCCTTCGGGAGCGCGGCCACCGGCCACGGGGCATTGATCATCACGCCGGGTCGGGGACTGATCCCGGCGGACACGATCGTCCGCATCGGCGACCTCGAGGAGATCGCGAGCATCGGCGTCGCCCACGACGAGCTGCGCTTCCGGGAGCCGCTGGAGCGCGACGCCGCGACGCTCGCCGCGACGCTGGAACCGGGCGATCGCGTCGTCCTGCTCGGCAGCATCGCGACCGGAAAGTACGTGGACCTGATCGAGCGGCTCCTGGACGGCCGGCTCTTCTTCCCCTCCGCGTTCGTGGGGCGCGGCGACATGAGCCGGGGCGGACTGATGCTCCGTTGCGTGCTCCGCGGGGAGGAGCTGGACTACGTCCCCATCGCCGGCGCGATCCGTCGCGGCCCGCGTCCGCCGCGGCTGGAGCCGATCCGGTGAGCCCGCCGCGCGCGTCGGCCAAGCGCCCGGCCGCTCCGCGGAGAGCCAAGGCGGCTCCCGCGGAAGCAAAGGCGTCTCCGTCGAAGTCCAGCGCGTCCGAAGCCAAGGCGCCTCGCCCGAAAGCCAAGGGCGCCGTCACCATTCCCCCGAACGTCCGCGACGTGGAGCTGGACTTCGGCGGCGGGAAGGTCGTCCGGCTCACGAACCTCGACAAGCTCTTCTGGCCTGAGCTGGGCATCGCCAAGCGCGACCTGCTCCAGTACTACGCGGGCGTCTCCCCGGTGCTCCTGCCGCACCTTCGCGACCGCGCCATGGTCATGAAGCGCTATCCCAACGGCGCGCACGGCGAGTTCTTCTTCATGAAGCGGGCGCCCTCGCCGCGTCCCGAGTGGATCGAGACCTGCCGGATCCCGCACGGCTCCGGAAATGTCATCGACTTCCCCATGGTCCAGGATCTTCCGTCGCTGCTCTGGGTGATCAACCTCGGATGCATCGACCTGAATCCATGGTACGCGCGGTGCGACGACACCGATCGCCCCGACGTCCTCCACTTCGACCTCGATCCGGTGCCCGGCGCCTCGTTCGACAAGGTGCGGGAGACGGCGCTTCTGGTGCGGCGCGGCCTCGAGGGGCTGGGCATGACCTGCCATGCCAAGACGACGGGATCGAAGGGGATCCATGTCTACATCCCGATCCGCCGCGGGCCGCTCCAGAAGGAGGTCTGGGGGTTTGCGAAGAGCTTCGCGATCGCGCTGGCGGCGCAGGCTCCGGCTCTGGTCACCGCGGAGTACCGCGTCGCGAAGCGGCCCGAGGGACGCGTCCTGGTGGACTACAACCAGAACGCCTGGGGCCGGACGCTGGCGTCCATCTACTCCGTGCGCCCCCGGCCGCGCGCCCCGGTCTCGACGCCGGTCACCTGGAAGGAGATCGAGCGCGGCATCGAGATCGAGGACTTCCGC comes from the Candidatus Binatia bacterium genome and includes:
- the ligD gene encoding non-homologous end-joining DNA ligase, with product MSPPRASAKRPAAPRRAKAAPAEAKASPSKSSASEAKAPRPKAKGAVTIPPNVRDVELDFGGGKVVRLTNLDKLFWPELGIAKRDLLQYYAGVSPVLLPHLRDRAMVMKRYPNGAHGEFFFMKRAPSPRPEWIETCRIPHGSGNVIDFPMVQDLPSLLWVINLGCIDLNPWYARCDDTDRPDVLHFDLDPVPGASFDKVRETALLVRRGLEGLGMTCHAKTTGSKGIHVYIPIRRGPLQKEVWGFAKSFAIALAAQAPALVTAEYRVAKRPEGRVLVDYNQNAWGRTLASIYSVRPRPRAPVSTPVTWKEIERGIEIEDFRIDNVPERVSELGDLWKPLLGAKGRTALEKFL
- a CDS encoding PHP domain-containing protein; translated protein: MPRARSDLNMEIAGQLYDLALIHSSPHGRIAYKRAAQAVLRMEEPLDAVAAAGSLRQVPYIGPASERVILESLEHGSSPTVERAVAASGKAAEVQAAHAHRTNFLSRAEALRLLRSRSRAVRLEDYRGDLQMHTEWSDGGESIARMAAAARERGYEFIGVSDHSYGLRIARGMSMKDSGRQRVEIETLNRGWNGAFRVFQGIEANIPAEGGVDMTPEEIATFDLVLAAPHSKLRKAEDQTARMLATVRHPGVHILAHPRGRMYSRQGVLARWDEVFEEAARRGVAIELDGDPYRQDLDWSVAKRALAAGCLFALDSDAHSGAELVYSEYAIAHARRAGIPASRVINTWPAAKLLDWARGKAKRRRRS
- a CDS encoding EVE domain-containing protein; translation: MAVFLFKTEPTTYSFDDLSRDKTTVWDGVSNALALKHLRSVQKGDTIAIYHTGDEKQVVGLATAASDPFPDPKQKDPKRVVVRLKAGRAFPFPVPLATFRTDAALKTADLVRLPRLSVMPLTDAHYRRLLERSGLASEK
- a CDS encoding DUF2277 domain-containing protein, whose translation is MCRNIKTLFNFDPPATDEEIRAASLQFVRKLSGFTKPSAANEKAFQRAVEETAVVAKRLLDSLVTNATPKDREVEAERARARAAVRFGKA
- a CDS encoding MgtC/SapB family protein, producing MNALMDELRNGLMVDGAQLVRIAVRLLLSAGLGAVVGLQREQTGKPAGLRTHMLVALGATLFVLAPLEMDVSMSDIGRVIQGVATGIGFIGGGAILKLSAEREVRGLTSAAGIWITAAAGVAVGLGRLAIAAVSILLTWIILAIIGRAERRIERNRDRERRV
- a CDS encoding FG-GAP-like repeat-containing protein, whose product is MPAPHAPSAGRFAVFAALAAVLLAAPNARAQYMYLDSNGDGVHTAADVLPATGTATVDVWLSSDRNRDGSLAVCSTGSQPFDIFSYEITLRATDGRVAFSGFVNHATLPTTLFAGGSTTEFYAVQFGIIAMPAGLYRLASVSVAVTSGTPSLGIVTDAPTLDHVAPQPAETAFGSHCGGAGFDNTIILGRDWFDVDGLLTGAPSAGGAPSLDPIADMTVDVGDVAARALRATDPDGDPIAFSLESGPDFADVTTEDAGRGIAAGTLHAVPRADDTGLHAVVVAARDGALSARGSLQIHVNQGPDHPPIAAIPSRITMVAGTVWRRTLVLRDLDGRNLSIQKASGPDFLSAGVVGQGEGGAVGFLRLGPSLCDAGEYDATLTVSAGATTEPRSVHVSVRPAMAAPPSDLLVLPTHLYPSGLAGGDLNGDGLMDLVVVNEVRTLSVFVSLGGGAFAPEHSYPLGVFPAAPTSAALADFDEDGHLDAAVGLTGAVMVFRGRGDGSFDPPSTLPAKALPMDVIAVDLNDDGHVDVAAADGGTSAVSLFLGRGDGTFAPRKDVPVPGTPYGLISGDWNRDGRVDLAVAGAFYSTVSILLGHGDGTFHEPTSVTAGQSPFSVATGDWNNDGKLDLAVADFNGSLFIDRGDGNGGFVQTDEFDGFTAPQTVTAGDLNGDGIDDLVLADGQGFKAQVYRGDGAGGFVAAETIALPGGAHHCAIGDVDGDAVPDLAMTDQRYGAAFVQRLASPQNAAAFARAFVTGDHRPVIIASRTPAFAVQVEPVGGSFAVQDVDLESLRLVSEGTGSVSSIGGILAKGAAAGDRDHNGVLELSLWFAGEDLARIFDRITGRRDVPVLFEGRLQSGRLFCTRLVLGVQGPGAPMTASVAPNPLNPNGVLRFVTTVRGPLHVALFDIQGRRVRTLVETEDAPAGAQRIAIDGRTDSGSALASGIYFFRIEAAEGSTRGRVTILK